DNA from Athene noctua chromosome 24, bAthNoc1.hap1.1, whole genome shotgun sequence:
GACCTCGGTGCAGGCCGGGGCGGCCAGCTGCCCGCTCCGGATGAGCTGGCACAAGGCGTCCATCATGCTGCCCAGGCTCTCCTGGTctgtgagggaaggagggagctcTCACCCTTGTGTGTCCCCAACCTGAGCCGTGCCAGCGCCACTGGCAGTCCCTGGGCTGAAGCCACACAGGGTCCCGGGGGTCCCGGGGTTGTGATGTGCTCCCAGCCCAGGCACGTGGGATGGGGCAAGAGCCCCAGCACAGCGACAGGCCACGGTCCCTCCCTGAGCCACACAGCCCAGCGCCTGCGTTTCAGCCTGCCCGAGGACTGTCAGCACTCACGACACAAGGAAGAACAAAGAGGATGGCACCAATGTGGTGGTTTAGCACCCATTCCCGTGCCGACCTGCTGCTCCAGTGCTGTCCCTCAGCACCCATCCAGCTCACCCTCTGCATGGTCCTTCTTCCACTGGGTCATCCAGAAGCCGCGGAGCCGCACGTCCCGGAAGATGAACGCGCTCTGTGGAGAGAGGGAGCGGAGCACCCAGTGAGATCTGCATGTCCCTCCCAGTGTGACAGCCATGGAAGGTGGCAGCGAGGCTCCTTGCTCCTTCATTAGCGCCCTCATTTGGGAGCCAGGGCTCAGCAGGGTGCGGAGATGCGACTCTGAGGTGTGGAGTCAGGGTGGGTTTGATGCTTGGTGTCTGCAGGGGCATTTCCCTGCCGAGATTTCCCATCAACAAATCCTCCATAAATAAAGCCACTGGGCTGCGAAGCAGCTCGTCCCATAATGAATCCAATCagttaaataaaaagaagtttGGAGGCTCTAAATTTGTAGGCAGGGGAGAGCCAAGCTCCTCTAGTGCCGATCAAGAGCTGAGGGGATGGGGACATCTGCAGTGGAGCacacagaaccccagaatcatcttggttggaaaagccctggaagctcctccagtccaaccatgaccctccccctgaccgttcccaactcccccagaacCCTcggcgctggctcagcccgactcttcaacccccccagggatcccggggactccccccctgccctgggcagcccattccaacgcccaacagccccttctgcacagaaatccttcctcagagccagcctgaccctgccctgggcagcttgaggccattccctcggggcctggcgctggctccttggctccagagactcatcccccctctctgccccctcctggcagggagttgcagagggccaggaggtctcccctcagcctcctcttctccagactgaacccccccagttcccccagccgctccccagcagacctgtgctccagaccctgccccagctccgttgcccttctctggccacgctcgagtcattcaatggcctttttggggtgaggggcccaaaactgaacccaggaatcgaggggcggcctccccagtgccgagcccagggctcagatcccttccctgtccctgctggccacgccagtgctgacacaagccaggatgccatttgcCCTCTtgcccccctgggcacactctggctcattctcaccccccccagtccctctctgaccggcagctctccagccactcctccccaggcctgtagccctgctggggggtgttgtggcccaagtgcagccccctgcgtttggccttagtgaaactcctacACAACGTGCCCCGAGGGAAATCAAGAGCATCTCCAGTACTCACCACAGGCACCGTCACAGGCTGCTTTGCCATCCCCCCGTAGGTGACCATGGTCCCTTTGGGCCTGGAAGAGGGAGGGTGTACCACTGCTTTGATGGAGCCGCTCTCACACCACGGGTTCCCCCAGACTCCACTTTCCAGAGCTCCCCTCTTGCTCCCATGCACCATTACCTGAATTTGCAGCTAAAAACACCAGTTATACCTGGTCAGGACTGGGTGGACCTCACTTGCTTCCAGCCACTGGCAGCGTTTGAGACACGCAGTGACTATGGGTTAACCTGAAGTCACTGCTATTTTCCAAAACCACTTCTCCACTCATTTCTCCTCTCTAAAATTTCAGTGATGATCAACATCAACCAACTAATGTCTCCAGCCAGCTCTTGCACTGTGGGGGGTCTGGAGCAGGACcctccagtgctggctgctgtCCCCGAGCCCACGCCCAGGCCACCACCCAGCCAAACTTACTGCAGATGCCGCAGCATTTCCGTAGTGCTTTTGCCTCCGACGCAATTCAGGGCGAGCCGGGGCTTCGGGATGCTCTGCAAGAGTTTATTAGGAAGGTTCCCAAATATTAGGACTCCTTTTGAGGATGGGACTGTGGTTCTTGAGGGAACAACTGCCTTAACCTCAGCATTTACGTGGGGGCAGCTAAGAGCTGTAGAGCTAAAATCAATGATCTGGCCCTTGCGATAGCAGCAAAAGCCCTCAACTTCTGGGGCTACATCCTGATCTAGAGAATCAGTTGTCCTTCCCACCATCCCTGCAGCACTGAAccacaggggcagccccagcGGTCTCACAGaatcacctgggttggaaaagcccttgaggctcctccagtccaaccaggaacctcaccctgaccgttcccaactcccccagatccctcagcgctggctcagcccgactcttcaacccctccagggatcccggggactcccccctgccctgggcagcccattccaacgcccaacagccccttctgcaaagaaatacttcctaatatctaaggTCTAAaggtctaaaccttccctggtgcaacttgaggccattcccttttgtcctatcacttattacttggttaaagagactcatccccagctctctgcaacctcctttcacaGGTCTCTCCTGTGGGATCAGCACTGAGGTACCTTAAATATATCTTTCATCTCTGGCTTTCTCAGCATCTCCTCCGTGATGACGTGGTCTGCACCCAGGGCCACGAGCCTCTCCACCAGCTTTGGAAGATCAGGTCTggggaagtgaaaaaaaaaaggacttgatcacagaatcattcaggttggaaaagcccctcgggatcagtgagtccaaccctcagaccgactctacaaagttctcccctaccccacatcccccacagctcacccaaacggcccttaaacacccccagggatggggactcccccctccctgggcagcctgttccactctcggaccactcttgctgggaaacaccttttcctcatgtccactctgaccctcccctgtggcagtttccagccgttccctcttgtcctgtccctgatccactgggagcagagcccagccccagcctctccacaacgtcctgtcaggagctgcagagagggatgagggctcccctcagcctcctcctcctcacactgaacactcccagctccttccctggctcctcacaggattgattctccagcccttccccagcctcgttgccctcctctgccctcgctccagcccctccagatctctctgggattgaggtgcccaaaactggacacaaccctccaggtgtggcctcaccagtgcagagcacagggggactgtcacctccctgctcctgctggtcacactattgctgatacaagccaagatgccgttggctttcttggccacctgggcacactgctggctcatggccagctgcttgtcaattagaaccccagATGAGGCAGAAAGCAGTGTcaccttctccctcctgctcAGGTATAGCCAGGGGACAACAGGGCAGCGGCTGGAGAACAAACAGGAGAACATCCTGGGTTGGAGGGGCAGGATGACCTAGCTCCCCAACTTGCCTGGCCCCTGTCAACCTCCAGCCCAGGCcgagggcagctcctgccccgcaGGAGCCCTTCTCCTCTCCCAGGGGACCCACCTGTCCCTCACCACGTTGATGGTTTTGATGCCGGAGGCTTTGGCGATCTGGATAACAGCCTGGCCCACGCCGCTGTTGGCGGCATTCTGGATGATGGAGTCACCTGGATataaataaatccagattttCATCACAGAAACAACCGGAAAACCCACCCGGATTTCCTTCCGCCCAGCAGAGCCGTACCTGGCGCCAAGGTCTCGAAGTCGGCCAGCATGCGGTACGCCGTGCAGGGGTTGACGCTCAGGGTGGCGGCGCTCAGCACCGGGATGTCACCGGGCACCTTCAGCAGCGTCTCCTCGGGGAACACCCCCCGCGTCCGCCACGTCCCTGCGGCGCCGGCAGCACCGCAGGCAGCGCGGCAGGAAGGTGGGCAAGGAAAGGAAAACGTCGTGAGACCTCAACTCACGCCACAACCTTAACACTGGCTGCGGCAGCATCACCGCACTGTGCACGGTCTCAGTCTTGGAGAGTGAATTATGGAACATTTTGCCATACGGATACGGCCAAAATATTGTAAGAGGCAGGGGATGGATCCCCCACTGCCAGCTGAGATTTATCACCAGCAAAGTCTAATCATTTCCCAGAGAGATAAGAGGACCAGGGCTCCCTGGGCACGGGGAGTGTGTGCAGAGCTAATGAAAATACTCCCCACCCTAGGGATGAGCCCATATATTCAAACCCAATTTACTTAGATTTTGTCCCTCTACATTTATATCTGATTTAACCCCCGACCATCCATTTACttttttctaatgtttaaaaatattacatttcgATCTTAACTAGATAGCTTTCCTTCTCCCATTAAGAGGAAAAGCCTTTTAAGAAGAAATAGGCAAAGAACAAGCTGTTACACTAAAACAGAACTGACAATTTTTCTGGCCATTGGCATTTTGGAGGATCACAAGAGACATTTGTTGGAAAATAAATTCCCATGCTTTCCCATCGGAGCACTATTAAGGAGAAAACTGTAATGAGACATAACCATGACCTTGCACAGGTTAAATGCTTTATCCCAGGTCTTTAAAGAAGCTCCAAGTAGATGTGACAAAACACTCTTTTTTCCAGAGAAGCACAGATTGCTGCGATGCTTTGTAACGGTGCAGAAGCCCCATTAAAGGGTCTATGCTATAGAAAAGTAGGTTATTTCTAAATTCAAGTTTAGCATAAGTAATGGCATCGCTACTGCTGCTACTGCAAGTGCTCCGGGTTTTCACACTGCGTGTCCCGTACACAGGAGCCCTTTCCCGGGGACTCCCACCCTTCCCTGGAGCCCCCCCGCATCTGCAGAGGATGACAGCATCGCGCTGTGGCTCAGGATCAGGTACTGAgcttgtctggaaaaaaaatacattaaaaataaaaatatgtggcGGAAATAATCAAACTTAAACCAAGCTATAAACAGGTAAGAAATGAAGATGTCTTTGTGCAGCTCCAGCAGTTATCCTGATGTTTCTTGTCTGAGACAATCCAGCCCATTATATTTATGATTAGGCTGATATGGCACTAAATGGGTTCCAACTGCTGCTTCCCTCACCCAACATTCTCTAATggagctttcttttttcccattttaagtCACATCCAATTAGATGTCATTGCTGTAAGCGAGAGGGGCACGTGGCTCTACCCATACCCAGCAAAGACGATGCTTTGGAGAGCAGCAGTTTTGCTCCGAGACCCCCAAAATCCCCGTGCCAGCTCCTGAAGCATCAGTTTGCCTGCGGGCATGACCATGGGTTTGCTCTCTGCTCCATCACAGAGCTTGGGCAGCTCCTGGTGGGCTCGAGCATCCCAAAAATCCcctgggaagatgctctgcagGCGAGGGGACATGCAGAAGACCTCAGGGGTGAGCACGGACCCAGCGGTGCCGTGGCTGGGGAACACACTCACCCAGTCCAGTGACCGCCGGGATGACCCGGTCCCCGGGTTTCAGAGCCGCCACCCGACGCCCGACTTCCAGCACTTCCCCGACACCTTCGTTGCCTCCCACAGCCGGCAGCGGGGAGATGATGGCGTAGGTCCCTGTCGGGAAGCTGGAGATGAGCTGCAGACCTCGTCACACCCCAGACCTCCCCAGCCCAGGAGCCGGCTCCAAATCCTCCGAGACATCCCGCTGGGAATTAATACGCAAAAAAGATGCAGCTGGCGCATTACCCTGGATCATATTGATGTCGGCGGGATTGATGGGAGCTGCCAACATCTTGACATGGACATCGGAGTCCCCCAGCTCGGCCACCTCAAGGTCCTTCAGTCTGAACAGGGAGATACAAAGGAAAAGTGCATTAATACAGGCTTGGCTGATGTCTTCTGCACCTTGGTTTGAGCTGGAGATGCCTGTATCACCTACACAACACGTCAAGACTTCAAATGACCCCATCTCATCTAGACTGCTGTAGCCTGGTGTCCTCCAGCCAGGAAACCCAACATCCAACTTAAGATGACCCCATCGAGACTctgtccccagggagcagcaggtaGTGATCCCACATCCACCCCAAACCCTCACACCCTTAGCCAGGCTTAGGAACAAACCCTGAACAGTCCTTGTACAGAAAAAAGCCCCTCTAAGAGGATGATGTCGCCAACCCCTTGCCACAAGACTGTTTTAAATGCGATGAAGATGCTCTTACCTCAAGGGAAAGGTGGGGCTGGTTTTTTAGCTCACCTCCCACCCACAAACACATCCTCCAGGGCCCCGGGGAAGCTGCAGTATGAAACTCTTGGGTCTtgcaaggggaaggaaaagctctgaaaaactcAGCAGCACCAGGCCACAGACCgaggggaaagagggaaaaaggaaCCAGGGGCTCAGTGGCTGCCTGACCCATCTCCCAGCCAGGGCAAACCCATCCAGCCCTGACAGTTTGCAAGATAAAGGCAATTTTAACAACATTTAAACGAGCTGGGAGCTCTGCAAAGGCTGCCAATTTTAAGAGGGGTTATTTGCTGCAATTACATGCTGCTAAGTGCGTAGTCGTTAGGAACAAtacactgaatttcttttcatGGCTTGGCCCTGTGCTGGCAAAGGggtttcctcctttcttcctccaagCTGCCCAGCTGATTCAGAGATGACTTCGTGGTTGGAATGAAATAGCACCCTGCGTGTGTCAGAAGGCTTTTAGCACAGGGGAATTTGCATCGCTGGCTGCAGCTCCGGCTATAGGTCTTATACAGACTCCAGTAGTGGTGTGGGGTGAGGGCAGCAGGCTCCAGCTCTTgctttcagcagcagccacccaaACAGCAAGCCCACAGCCTGAATCCTTGCTGAGCATCCTTGCTATATGGGTGCATCCCCAAGCACAGAAATCCTCTGTCTCCATCACACAAATCTCCCCCTGCTGTCACTCCAGCTGTCCCGTCCCTGTACACCCATTTCAGGGGCAGATCTCTGGTTTTTGCAAGTATTTTCCTCTCCTAATTAGCAATTAGGGACGAGGAGACTTGAGGGAGGCTCCTGGGAGGGTGCAAAAAACCTTGCTTGGAGCGTCTGGCATCAGCAAGGTGCAGGATACTCATGCAGGTGCAGCTGTAGCTGCTGAGTATGACTAAAAATCCTGACTTTGGTGGATTTTGCTCAAAACCACGTGTTTTTGGCAAGGTTATGAATTATGAAGCCGGGTGTGTGTCTAACATCCAGTCAGGAGGCAGCAGTGGCTGCCGTGCAAACGACCTGCCAGAATTAGCAGGATGAAGTTAGCTCCTTGCAAACCCGCTTCAAACCCAACCGCAAAGCTTCAGCAAGAAAACATGATGATTCCATCCCGTTTAAGgtttacaaaatttaaaaataaaataaaaaatcagcatTACACGACACAGGGATCCATCTGGAGGCAACTGCCAGAACGGTTAATGGGTGTCTGCGCCTCCTGCTCCCTGGCCCCCAGCAATGCCATCTCCATGCTGTATTTTTCTGCCTTGTTAGGCagcaaattaaataatttagGGTTTTGCCACCTTCTGCATGTCCAACTAATGGAAATCCCTTTCTTTTTCATAAATAAGGTTAAATGTCAAGGTTAAAGTTAATACCACGCAGCACCTCCACACAGCATCAGCCCTATGCCAGCACCCTGAGCGTGAACCCACTGCTCAGATTTCCATCCCATcacaaaaaaatttatattaGACAGACGGACAGATTTTGGATGGAGGCTGTTAAAAGCCAACCACCCAACAAACTCCAGCATCACCAAGCAAAGTAACGCTCATTAATCTTAACAAATTCAGCAGGTTGTGCAAAAAAGCCACCGTTTCAGCGGGTTTTACGGCTTGTTCTGCCCCGCTTTTAGCATTACAGGAATTCGGAtattttcagaaatctgaaaaaaaaaaagagaagtcatgAGGTACAAGACTGGCCTTGCACAAGCAATGGGGTGAGGGCAGCAAATCTCAGGAGCCGCCAGTGGTCATAAATGCTGTTGCACAATTAAACGGTCATCAGGAAAAGCAACCGTATGTCCCCAAAAAAATCCCGGGGATTCGGTGTCTGGATGCACCCGAATAATGTATCGGCACCTCCTGCATTTCTAGGGGTGACCTGAGCCTGTTCAAGCGGGGCAGCAAGTCCTCGAGGTCtcctcccttgaaaaaaaaaaaaagacataaaatccACCAAAGCAGGACTTCCACTTTGCAAGGCTTTTGGGTCAGTTTGAGAAGGCAAATCCCCCGCCGCCATGGAGCGACGGCCGCTGTCCCCAAACCCGCTGGTGACGGTGACAGCCGTGACACTGGCCTTGTCCCGTAACTGGGACCTCAAAGGGAAACCCCATCAGTGTGGTGCAGCGAGGATGGAGCTGGGGCGCAGCGATGCCGGGGGCTCACACCTCCCCGTCGTACCCCGAATTAAGGCAGAATGGGCTTCCTGGGGTGGTTTTAAGGCAAATTGAAGGAGTGGCAGCAGCAGGCGGGTGGGGGACAGTGAGGCAACCCCCACTCTGGCGTCTGCCTGTGGGTCCGCAGCAGGATGTAGGGAATGGGGGCACCGCCAGGGTCCCCCTGTGTGCTCGGGGGCCTCCCAGCACCCTTGGCACTGCCCTGGGGGTCCCGCAGGGAGCTgcaccccatccccacccccGGGGTGGGCAACTCCTGCCCCTCCCTGAAATGCACCCCCAAAGCCAGCAAGGCCAGACCCACACACCTCAAATGCagccccccactgcacccccccCTCCCACTGCACCCCTCTGCCAACCCCCACCGCACTGCACCCCCCCAGCCTTGCCCCTACACCCCCACTCTCCCTCCAGCACACCCCCAGCTTCACCCTCCCCTCATCCCTGCACCCCCTACCGCAATGCACCTCCAGTACAGCCCCCCATACCTTCACCCCCCCTCAATGAACCCCTATTTTTGCCCCCACCCTATACCTGTCCCCCCTACTCCAgtgcaccccagcacagcccccccacACCTGCACCCCATGGCAATGCACCCCCATCTTGacccccaccccatccctgcacccctcACCGCAATGCGCCCCCAGTACAGCCCCCCCATACCTCCACCCCCCTACCACGCACCCCTATTTCTACCCCCCCATTGCAATACACCCCAGCACCGCCCCCCCACACCTGCACTCCCAGCCTCacccccccatccctgcaccccctctTGCAGATCACCCCTATTTTTGCCCCCCCCCTTACTGCACGACGGCGGGGGGCTCCCCGTGCCGCCCATAGACCAGCCCCCGCGGGGGGGCCCGCGCCGTGCCCGAGCGCGCCCGCG
Protein-coding regions in this window:
- the MECR gene encoding enoyl-[acyl-carrier-protein] reductase, mitochondrial isoform X4 — encoded protein: MLAAPINPADINMIQGTYAIISPLPAVGGNEGVGEVLEVGRRVAALKPGDRVIPAVTGLGTWRTRGVFPEETLLKVPGDIPVLSAATLSVNPCTAYRMLADFETLAPGDSIIQNAANSGVGQAVIQIAKASGIKTINVVRDRPDLPKLVERLVALGADHVITEEMLRKPEMKDIFKSIPKPRLALNCVGGKSTTEMLRHLQPKGTMVTYGGMAKQPVTVPVSAFIFRDVRLRGFWMTQWKKDHAEDQESLGSMMDALCQLIRSGQLAAPACTEVPLQDYKAALEATMKPFVSSKQILLL
- the MECR gene encoding enoyl-[acyl-carrier-protein] reductase, mitochondrial isoform X3, which produces MQRAAARMLRGARIPPARARSGTARAPPRGLVYGRHGEPPAVVQLKDLEVAELGDSDVHVKMLAAPINPADINMIQGTYAIISPLPAVGGNEGVGEVLEVGRRVAALKPGDRVIPAVTGLGTWRTRGVFPEETLLKVPGDIPVLSAATLSVNPCTAYRMLADFETLAPGDSIIQNAANSGVGQAVIQIAKASGIKTINVVRDRPDLPKLVERLVALGADHVITEEMLRKPEMKDIFKSIPKPRLALNCVGGKSTTEMLRHLQPKGTMVTYGGMAKQPVTVPVSAFIFRDVRLRGFWMTQWKKDHAEGEINCCSRSEQVL
- the MECR gene encoding enoyl-[acyl-carrier-protein] reductase, mitochondrial isoform X1 — translated: MQRAAARMLRGARIPPARARSGTARAPPRGLVYGRHGEPPAVVQLKDLEVAELGDSDVHVKMLAAPINPADINMIQGTYAIISPLPAVGGNEGVGEVLEVGRRVAALKPGDRVIPAVTGLGTWRTRGVFPEETLLKVPGDIPVLSAATLSVNPCTAYRMLADFETLAPGDSIIQNAANSGVGQAVIQIAKASGIKTINVVRDRPDLPKLVERLVALGADHVITEEMLRKPEMKDIFKSIPKPRLALNCVGGKSTTEMLRHLQPKGTMVTYGGMAKQPVTVPVSAFIFRDVRLRGFWMTQWKKDHAEDQESLGSMMDALCQLIRSGQLAAPACTEVPLQDYKAALEATMKPFVSSKQILLL
- the MECR gene encoding enoyl-[acyl-carrier-protein] reductase, mitochondrial isoform X2, with translation MQRAAARMLRGARIPPARARSGTARAPPRGLVYGRHGEPPAVVQLKDLEVAELGDSDVHVKMLAAPINPADINMIQGTYAIISPLPAVGGNEGVGEVLEVGRRVAALKPGDRVIPAVTGLGTWRTRGVFPEETLLKVPGDIPVLSAATLSVNPCTAYRMLADFETLAPGDSIIQNAANSGVGQAVIQIAKASGIKTINVVRDRPDLPKLVERLVALGADHVITEEMLRKPEMKDIFKSIPKPRLALNCVGGKSTTEMLRHLQPKGTMVTYGGMAKQPVTVPVSAFIFRDVRLRGFWMTQWKKDHAEGELDGMMDALCQLIRSGQLAAPACTEVPLQDYKAALEATMKPFVSSKQILLL